In the genome of Porphyrobacter sp. ULC335, one region contains:
- a CDS encoding branched-chain amino acid aminotransferase, translated as MHFTRLPHPSPTPDATRDALIADPGFGTVFTDHMVVIDYDEALGGWQTPTIGPRQPIPLDPAASVLHYAQEIFEGLKAYRHPDGALGLFRPEANAARFNASAERLAMPALPPELFLGAIRALLDVDGNWYPAVEGGSLYLRPFMIATEAFLGVRPAKKYKFIVIASPAGNYFKSGAKAVSIWISEYTRAAPGGTGAAKCGGNYAASLVPTGQAFAKGHDQVLFLDAAEHKWVEELGGMNLFFVFADGTVITPPLTGTILPGITRNSLIALLTEQGLKVSEAAYSIDQWREDAASGRLVEVMACGTAAVVTAVGKVAGPDGEFTIGAGGIGQTTAKLRETLVGIQTGRIADTHGWVMRV; from the coding sequence ATGCACTTCACCCGTCTGCCCCACCCCTCGCCCACGCCTGATGCCACCCGCGATGCGCTGATCGCCGATCCGGGCTTCGGCACCGTGTTCACCGATCACATGGTGGTGATCGACTATGACGAGGCGCTGGGCGGCTGGCAGACCCCGACCATTGGCCCGCGCCAGCCCATCCCGCTCGATCCGGCGGCGAGCGTGCTGCATTACGCGCAGGAAATCTTCGAGGGGCTGAAGGCCTATCGCCACCCTGACGGCGCACTCGGGCTGTTCCGCCCTGAAGCCAACGCCGCGCGCTTCAATGCCTCGGCAGAGCGCCTCGCCATGCCCGCGCTTCCGCCCGAACTGTTCCTCGGCGCGATCCGCGCGCTGCTGGATGTGGACGGTAACTGGTATCCGGCGGTCGAGGGCGGATCGCTGTACCTGCGCCCCTTCATGATCGCGACCGAGGCCTTCCTCGGCGTGCGTCCGGCCAAGAAATACAAGTTCATCGTCATCGCCTCGCCCGCCGGCAACTACTTCAAGTCCGGCGCCAAGGCGGTGAGCATCTGGATTTCCGAATATACCCGCGCAGCCCCAGGCGGCACCGGCGCGGCCAAATGTGGCGGCAACTATGCCGCCAGCCTCGTGCCAACCGGCCAGGCCTTTGCCAAGGGCCATGACCAGGTGCTGTTCCTCGACGCAGCCGAACACAAGTGGGTCGAGGAGCTGGGCGGGATGAACCTGTTCTTCGTCTTCGCCGACGGCACCGTCATCACCCCGCCGCTGACCGGCACGATCCTGCCCGGCATCACCCGCAACAGCCTGATCGCATTACTGACCGAGCAGGGGCTGAAGGTCTCCGAAGCCGCCTATTCCATCGACCAATGGCGCGAGGACGCGGCGAGCGGCCGCCTCGTCGAGGTCATGGCCTGCGGCACCGCGGCGGTCGTCACCGCAGTCGGCAAGGTCGCAGGGCCGGATGGCGAGTTCACCATTGGCGCAGGCGGCATCGGCCAGACCACAGCCAAACTGCGCGAGACGCTGGTAGGCATCCAGACGGGCCGGATCGCGGATACCCATGGCTGGGTGATGCGGGTTTGA
- the recO gene encoding DNA repair protein RecO: MNLRASAILLAARQQGETGAIARLLTAEHGLVAAYVAGGRGRQMRAVMVPGNRVALELTTRAANQLPFARLELEHSRAAMMTEPLPAAAIQWACGLTATVLPERQAYPGIFQALDALLAAIAIAPSARGWVSGLIAYETLLLGELGYGGGTPPDAPDLPSQLAALAVLERQLSHYLLAGHRGDVMGARRLLTERLARMG, from the coding sequence ATGAACCTGCGCGCATCCGCCATTCTGCTCGCCGCTCGCCAGCAGGGCGAGACGGGGGCCATTGCGCGTCTGCTGACTGCCGAGCACGGCCTCGTCGCCGCCTATGTGGCGGGCGGGCGCGGGCGGCAGATGCGGGCGGTGATGGTGCCGGGCAACCGCGTGGCGCTGGAACTGACCACCCGCGCGGCAAACCAGCTTCCCTTCGCGCGGCTCGAACTGGAACATTCGCGCGCGGCGATGATGACCGAGCCCTTGCCCGCCGCCGCGATCCAGTGGGCCTGCGGGCTGACCGCCACCGTCCTGCCCGAGCGTCAGGCCTATCCCGGAATTTTTCAGGCGCTCGATGCGCTGCTGGCGGCGATTGCGATTGCTCCGTCCGCGCGCGGCTGGGTGAGCGGGCTTATCGCTTATGAAACCCTGCTTTTGGGCGAACTCGGCTATGGCGGAGGCACGCCGCCGGACGCGCCCGATCTGCCGTCCCAGCTTGCCGCGCTGGCCGTGCTGGAGCGCCAGCTTTCGCACTACCTGCTTGCAGGCCACAGGGGCGATGTTATGGGCGCGCGAAGGCTGCTGACCGAACGGTTGGCGCGCATGGGGTGA
- a CDS encoding TspO/MBR family protein, which translates to MNVLASPAQLRASFLRWALFMVPLILLIGFAAGQLGGPDTPWFAGLEKPAIYPPPVLFGIVWSILFMLIGLALALVASAWGAHGRGIALIAFAIHFLVTQSWTAVFFGMQDMISALMVLGFGIASLLVAMALVCRVRRAAALLLLPYLAWLCFAGVLNYQFIVSNPDGGAQGANGAETRVEL; encoded by the coding sequence ATGAACGTTCTTGCTTCCCCTGCCCAATTGCGTGCGAGCTTCCTGCGCTGGGCATTGTTCATGGTGCCGCTGATCCTGCTGATCGGATTTGCTGCCGGGCAGTTGGGCGGGCCCGATACGCCGTGGTTCGCCGGTCTGGAGAAGCCCGCGATCTATCCGCCGCCGGTCTTGTTCGGGATCGTCTGGTCGATCCTGTTCATGCTGATCGGCCTCGCGCTGGCGCTGGTGGCAAGCGCTTGGGGCGCACACGGGCGGGGCATCGCGCTGATTGCTTTCGCGATCCACTTCCTCGTGACGCAGAGCTGGACGGCGGTGTTCTTCGGGATGCAGGACATGATCTCGGCGCTGATGGTGCTCGGCTTCGGCATTGCCAGCCTGCTTGTCGCGATGGCACTGGTGTGTCGCGTGCGGCGCGCGGCGGCGCTGCTGCTGCTGCCCTATCTGGCGTGGCTGTGCTTTGCCGGGGTGCTCAATTACCAGTTCATCGTCTCCAACCCCGATGGCGGCGCGCAAGGCGCGAACGGCGCGGAGACCCGCGTCGAATTGTGA
- a CDS encoding TlyA family RNA methyltransferase gives MPERPPPTLKPGKRRVDQLLVERGLAESRARAQALVMAGLVFAGETKIDKPGHQLPEDAALDVRGRDHPWVSRGGVKLAHAIEHFGLDPAGAVAMDIGSSTGGFTDVLLTHGADHVFCVDSGTNQLAWKLREDSRVTVLEQLSARLLTRDHITRDCNWVVCDASFISLAKVLDVPLQLAAPQCRLVALIKPQFEVGREEVGKGGVVRDPALHARVCDEVRLWLEGLGWDIQGIATSPITGPQGNVEFLISACRNALGEDS, from the coding sequence ATGCCTGAACGCCCGCCTCCCACACTCAAGCCCGGCAAACGCCGCGTCGATCAACTGCTGGTCGAGCGCGGCCTCGCCGAAAGCCGCGCCCGCGCACAGGCACTGGTGATGGCGGGGCTGGTGTTCGCGGGCGAGACCAAGATCGACAAGCCCGGCCACCAGCTGCCCGAGGACGCCGCGCTCGATGTGCGCGGGCGCGATCATCCCTGGGTGAGCCGCGGCGGGGTCAAACTGGCCCACGCCATCGAGCACTTCGGGCTCGACCCGGCGGGCGCGGTGGCGATGGATATCGGATCGTCGACCGGGGGCTTTACCGATGTGCTGCTGACCCACGGGGCGGATCACGTGTTCTGCGTCGACAGCGGGACGAACCAGCTGGCGTGGAAGTTGCGCGAAGACTCGCGCGTCACCGTGCTCGAGCAACTCTCCGCACGGCTGCTGACCCGCGATCACATCACCCGCGATTGCAACTGGGTGGTGTGCGATGCGAGCTTCATCAGCCTTGCCAAGGTGCTCGATGTGCCGCTGCAACTGGCGGCGCCGCAATGCCGCCTTGTCGCGCTGATCAAGCCGCAGTTCGAAGTCGGGCGCGAGGAAGTGGGCAAAGGCGGGGTGGTGCGCGACCCCGCGCTGCACGCACGGGTTTGCGATGAGGTTCGGTTGTGGCTCGAAGGGCTCGGCTGGGATATACAGGGGATTGCGACCAGCCCGATCACCGGGCCGCAGGGCAATGTCGAATTCCTGATCAGCGCCTGCCGCAACGCATTGGGGGAAGATTCGTGA
- a CDS encoding rhodanese-related sulfurtransferase, producing MTKSIQVAALYKFTPFPDPEALRAPLLVACEAHGIKGTLLLAREGINGTIAGTDNALASVLGHIRALPGCADLDVKFSAAPEMPFHRMKVRVKREIVTMGEPDIDPTLAVGHYVDPNDWNALIADPDTLVIDTRNDYEVAVGTFARAVDPATPSFRDFPAWFRAHREELLDGKKRVAMFCTGGIRCEKSTSFLRAEGVEEVYHLKGGILKYLEQVPEDESLWQGECFVFDERVSVGHGLVQGTFQLCRACRRPLDEVALAHPDYEDGVSCPACIHERTPEQRAGYAERQRQEALAKARGEMHVGAVRPPKE from the coding sequence ATGACGAAATCCATTCAGGTCGCCGCGCTCTACAAGTTTACGCCCTTCCCCGATCCCGAGGCTCTGCGCGCGCCGCTGCTGGTCGCGTGCGAGGCGCATGGGATCAAGGGCACGCTGCTGCTCGCGCGCGAGGGGATCAATGGCACCATTGCGGGCACCGACAATGCGCTGGCGTCGGTGCTCGGCCACATCCGCGCACTGCCCGGTTGCGCCGATCTCGACGTGAAGTTCTCCGCCGCCCCCGAAATGCCGTTCCACCGCATGAAGGTGCGGGTGAAGCGCGAGATCGTCACCATGGGCGAGCCTGATATCGACCCCACGCTCGCCGTCGGCCACTATGTCGACCCGAACGACTGGAACGCCCTCATCGCGGACCCGGACACGCTCGTGATCGACACCCGCAATGATTACGAAGTTGCGGTCGGGACCTTTGCCAGAGCAGTTGATCCGGCAACGCCGAGCTTCCGGGACTTTCCCGCCTGGTTCCGCGCCCACCGCGAGGAACTGCTCGACGGCAAGAAGCGCGTCGCGATGTTCTGCACCGGCGGCATCCGCTGCGAGAAATCCACCAGCTTCCTGCGGGCGGAAGGGGTGGAGGAGGTCTACCACCTCAAGGGCGGGATCCTCAAATACCTCGAGCAAGTGCCCGAAGATGAAAGCCTGTGGCAGGGCGAATGCTTCGTGTTCGATGAGCGGGTGAGCGTCGGCCACGGGCTTGTGCAAGGCACCTTCCAGCTGTGCCGCGCCTGCCGCCGCCCGCTTGACGAGGTCGCACTCGCTCACCCCGATTACGAGGATGGTGTGAGCTGCCCCGCCTGCATCCACGAACGCACGCCCGAACAGCGCGCCGGTTACGCCGAACGCCAGCGGCAGGAGGCACTCGCCAAGGCGCGCGGCGAAATGCACGTCGGCGCAGTGCGCCCGCCGAAGGAATGA
- a CDS encoding DUF4189 domain-containing protein: protein MTMRFRKALWQTALVLALSGAAHPAAAQSSAQGDAASDSGNTLPTVQLYAQPGDGTGHGFGAIVHNPDYLGIWIATGGKDQQEPLHEAMGTCRSMVGEGCEPVGALNAPALAIGYGPTADFYFSVGATPEEAQAKLDENCRESFGRNCTFGRTFVLPDRGVYEPADYRRRGYAALAGGWANLDKDTAKEADQRIWFATGQASWKEAIAKAMEPCIAALGEAQCRFFTASGDTRIAIYVEKTGKNGGFTVNRTSELVIGDIVEKCRATADQCELIDILDPQVEKVQMYDLYTVAGVPLPTQ, encoded by the coding sequence ATGACAATGCGGTTCCGCAAGGCTCTGTGGCAAACCGCACTCGTGCTGGCCTTGTCAGGCGCTGCTCACCCGGCGGCCGCACAGTCGAGCGCACAGGGGGACGCGGCGTCTGATTCCGGCAATACGCTGCCCACGGTGCAACTTTACGCGCAGCCGGGTGATGGCACAGGGCACGGATTTGGCGCTATCGTGCATAATCCGGACTATCTCGGCATCTGGATCGCGACCGGAGGCAAGGACCAGCAAGAACCGCTCCATGAAGCTATGGGGACTTGCCGATCCATGGTGGGCGAAGGCTGCGAACCGGTGGGCGCCTTGAATGCACCGGCGCTTGCAATCGGATACGGGCCGACAGCCGATTTCTATTTCTCGGTCGGTGCTACGCCGGAAGAGGCGCAGGCCAAACTCGATGAGAATTGTCGTGAGAGCTTTGGCCGCAACTGCACGTTCGGCCGCACCTTCGTGTTGCCCGACAGGGGCGTTTACGAGCCGGCCGATTACCGGAGGCGCGGCTATGCTGCGCTGGCGGGTGGCTGGGCGAATCTCGACAAGGATACTGCGAAGGAAGCAGACCAGCGCATCTGGTTCGCAACCGGGCAGGCGAGCTGGAAAGAGGCGATCGCCAAGGCGATGGAGCCCTGCATCGCAGCGCTCGGTGAAGCGCAATGCCGCTTCTTTACCGCAAGCGGCGATACGCGGATTGCCATCTACGTCGAAAAGACGGGCAAGAACGGCGGGTTCACGGTCAATCGCACGTCGGAACTGGTCATCGGCGATATCGTGGAGAAATGCAGGGCCACCGCCGATCAGTGCGAGCTGATCGATATCCTCGATCCGCAGGTGGAGAAGGTGCAGATGTACGACCTCTACACCGTCGCGGGGGTGCCCCTGCCGACCCAATAG
- the leuB gene encoding 3-isopropylmalate dehydrogenase: MKIAVLPGDGIGPEVTAEAVAVLEALGLPGLTLFSGDVGGAAYHRHGHPLPEETLQMAREADAVLFGAVGDPSCDALERHLRPEQAILGLRKHLGLFANLRPARVFAGLEHLSPLRADIAAGLDMLIVRELTGDVYFGAKGQRANDAGEREGWDAMSYSESEVLRIAHVAFRAAQTAGLPLTSVDKANVLETSQLWRDVVLEVGAEYPEVTLDHMYVDNAAMQVVSHPERFGVVLTGNLFGDILSDLASAAVGSIGLLPSASLGERQTAHGTFGLYEPIHGSAPDIAGQGKANPMATILSAAMMLRHSFGREAEAARIESAVAKALADGILGGDLGGSHGTAAIGAAVRERL; this comes from the coding sequence ATGAAGATTGCAGTCCTGCCCGGTGACGGGATCGGCCCCGAAGTCACGGCCGAAGCGGTCGCTGTGCTTGAAGCGCTGGGGCTCCCCGGTCTGACGCTGTTCAGCGGCGATGTCGGCGGCGCGGCCTATCATCGTCACGGCCACCCGCTGCCCGAAGAAACGCTCCAGATGGCGCGCGAGGCCGATGCGGTGCTGTTCGGCGCGGTGGGTGATCCCTCGTGCGACGCGCTGGAGCGCCATTTGCGGCCCGAGCAGGCGATCCTTGGCCTGCGCAAGCATCTCGGCCTGTTCGCCAATCTGCGTCCGGCGCGAGTATTTGCGGGTCTGGAGCATCTTTCACCGCTGCGCGCCGATATCGCCGCCGGTCTCGACATGCTGATCGTGCGCGAACTCACCGGCGACGTCTATTTCGGCGCCAAGGGCCAGCGCGCCAATGACGCGGGCGAGCGCGAGGGGTGGGACGCCATGTCCTATTCGGAAAGCGAGGTTCTCCGCATCGCCCATGTCGCCTTCCGCGCGGCGCAGACGGCAGGCCTGCCGCTCACCAGCGTCGACAAGGCCAATGTGCTCGAAACCAGCCAATTGTGGCGCGATGTGGTGTTGGAAGTGGGGGCGGAATACCCCGAAGTCACGCTCGACCACATGTATGTCGATAACGCCGCGATGCAGGTGGTGAGCCACCCCGAACGCTTCGGCGTGGTGCTGACCGGCAATCTGTTCGGCGATATTCTCTCCGACCTTGCAAGTGCCGCAGTCGGTTCTATCGGCCTGCTGCCGTCCGCCTCGCTGGGCGAGCGTCAGACCGCGCACGGCACCTTTGGTCTCTACGAACCCATCCACGGCAGCGCGCCGGATATCGCCGGGCAGGGCAAGGCCAACCCGATGGCGACGATCCTCTCCGCCGCGATGATGTTGCGCCACTCCTTCGGTCGCGAGGCCGAGGCTGCGCGGATCGAAAGCGCGGTGGCCAAGGCGCTTGCCGATGGCATCCTCGGCGGCGATCTGGGCGGCAGCCACGGCACGGCAGCCATCGGCGCCGCAGTGCGCGAGCGGCTCTGA
- a CDS encoding DUF4189 domain-containing protein — MSIRLFLEAAARLVRRGLMRPGFALAWLASAALLAGVPITPDTTAWAQLEAWPCPAGPGPGEVVVGQGVQGVPMCRGGQGGAPALLPSRFNAVAWHPDYDDFWAVGGYLSRNAAADAAVALCNQDTGGGCTYAFGAENGAIAVARGWDSALWIDDGPDGGSAKRKALRRCNPNNLLPCEVIGTHGSKSGTRRPKNLVLARRVFGAMAWPRSNGDRRMFLATGHANPDDAASAALDLCTRNSPTGDCGVQMSFTSGYVQAFRSQAAATGELINRAISEVSAKRAEQAAQALCKELKEKCFLQGNYDVRSRGLFVLDFEAPLPAAPKK, encoded by the coding sequence ATGAGTATACGACTTTTTCTGGAAGCTGCCGCGCGTTTGGTCCGACGAGGGCTGATGCGGCCCGGTTTCGCTTTGGCGTGGCTGGCAAGCGCTGCCCTTCTCGCTGGCGTTCCGATCACGCCTGACACCACGGCTTGGGCGCAATTGGAGGCTTGGCCTTGTCCTGCCGGACCGGGACCGGGCGAAGTCGTGGTGGGGCAGGGTGTTCAAGGGGTCCCGATGTGCCGCGGCGGTCAGGGCGGCGCGCCGGCCTTGCTGCCCAGCCGGTTCAATGCCGTCGCCTGGCACCCCGACTATGACGACTTCTGGGCCGTGGGCGGGTATCTGTCGCGCAATGCTGCTGCCGATGCCGCAGTGGCTCTGTGCAATCAGGATACGGGCGGGGGATGCACGTACGCCTTCGGCGCAGAAAATGGAGCGATCGCGGTTGCCCGGGGATGGGATTCGGCGCTGTGGATCGACGACGGGCCGGACGGAGGCAGCGCGAAACGCAAAGCCTTGCGCAGGTGCAATCCGAACAACCTGTTGCCGTGCGAAGTTATCGGCACCCATGGCAGCAAGAGCGGCACCCGCCGCCCCAAGAATCTCGTCCTCGCGCGCAGGGTCTTTGGCGCAATGGCATGGCCTCGCAGTAATGGCGATCGGCGGATGTTCCTTGCGACAGGCCACGCAAATCCTGACGATGCCGCAAGCGCCGCGCTGGACCTGTGCACGCGCAATTCGCCGACGGGGGATTGTGGCGTGCAGATGAGCTTTACCAGCGGGTACGTTCAGGCGTTCAGGTCGCAAGCCGCGGCCACGGGCGAGCTGATCAACCGTGCCATCTCGGAAGTTTCTGCCAAACGGGCGGAACAGGCGGCGCAGGCGTTGTGCAAGGAGTTGAAGGAAAAGTGCTTTTTGCAGGGCAATTATGACGTGCGGAGCCGCGGCCTGTTTGTCCTCGACTTCGAGGCGCCGTTGCCCGCTGCTCCCAAGAAGTAG
- a CDS encoding DUF4189 domain-containing protein yields the protein MNLVFDTAAHRLRRASLRPGMVLLWIAFAAVFAAVPILPDTTALAQYESFPCPSGPGPGQVGIGPGPGGVPMCRTTTNGNPGSGPAPAVLPSRFNAVAWHQDYEDYWAVGGRPSRSAAAVDAVALCNQDTGGGCTLAAWTENGAVALARRADGNVYIGQAESDASAKRIVLNDCNANSVLPCEIIGTHGSKSGARRPRDLVQARRIYGAAAWIDGDGYDRRLFVATGHPSVAAAEQAAIDACERSKPQVSCTVAMHTGNGFIQVFHAQAANGDMIDRLVPERSAKRAAQAAQQICRKEKSKCLLRGSYDVRTPGLFVHDYGSAATGEPRK from the coding sequence ATGAACCTTGTCTTCGATACGGCCGCACATCGCTTGCGGCGCGCAAGCCTGCGACCGGGCATGGTGTTGCTGTGGATCGCCTTCGCCGCCGTTTTCGCTGCCGTCCCGATCCTGCCCGACACCACCGCGCTGGCGCAGTACGAATCCTTCCCCTGTCCTTCTGGCCCGGGACCGGGGCAGGTGGGGATCGGGCCCGGTCCCGGCGGGGTGCCGATGTGCCGGACCACCACCAATGGCAATCCCGGCAGCGGCCCAGCGCCGGCCGTGCTGCCGAGCCGCTTCAACGCGGTCGCATGGCATCAGGACTATGAAGATTACTGGGCCGTCGGCGGCCGTCCCAGCCGCAGCGCCGCGGCAGTTGATGCGGTGGCTCTGTGCAATCAGGATACAGGCGGGGGATGCACGCTGGCCGCCTGGACGGAAAATGGCGCAGTGGCGCTTGCCCGGCGGGCGGATGGCAATGTTTATATTGGTCAGGCGGAGAGCGACGCCAGTGCCAAGCGCATTGTCCTGAATGATTGCAATGCGAACAGCGTGCTGCCGTGTGAAATCATTGGAACCCACGGCAGCAAGAGCGGCGCTCGCCGCCCAAGGGATCTCGTGCAGGCGCGCAGGATTTACGGCGCGGCGGCATGGATCGACGGTGATGGATACGATCGGCGGTTGTTTGTCGCGACCGGCCACCCTTCGGTCGCGGCAGCCGAACAGGCCGCGATAGATGCATGCGAGCGCAGCAAACCGCAGGTTAGCTGCACAGTCGCCATGCATACCGGCAACGGTTTCATTCAGGTGTTTCATGCGCAGGCCGCAAACGGCGATATGATCGACAGGCTCGTGCCTGAAAGGTCCGCGAAGCGGGCTGCGCAGGCCGCGCAGCAGATTTGCCGGAAGGAAAAGTCCAAGTGCCTTCTGCGCGGCAGCTATGACGTGCGGACGCCCGGTCTGTTCGTGCACGACTATGGTTCTGCCGCGACCGGGGAGCCCAGGAAATGA
- a CDS encoding glutathione S-transferase, with amino-acid sequence MEFGPILYSFRRCPYAIRARMALWAAGITVELREVKLAAKPPALIAASAKATVPVLVLADGTVIDKSLDIMRWALTQNDPEGWLHGEDAALIAANDRPFKHHLDRAKYPGRYADDDGSDHRAAALALLIPLEEQLTAAPWLCGPTRAFTDIALFPFIRQFAAIDPAWFAAQHLPHLQAWLDLHLASPLFAAVMQKYAPWRDGDPPLCFGRLP; translated from the coding sequence ATGGAGTTCGGGCCCATCCTCTATTCCTTCCGCCGCTGCCCCTATGCGATACGGGCGCGCATGGCGCTGTGGGCGGCGGGGATCACCGTCGAGCTGCGTGAGGTGAAGCTTGCCGCCAAGCCGCCAGCGCTGATCGCAGCCTCAGCCAAGGCGACTGTCCCGGTGCTGGTGCTGGCGGATGGGACGGTGATTGACAAGAGCCTCGATATCATGCGCTGGGCGCTCACGCAGAATGATCCTGAAGGCTGGCTCCACGGCGAAGATGCAGCGCTGATCGCGGCCAATGACAGGCCGTTCAAACATCACCTCGACCGCGCGAAATATCCGGGGCGCTACGCTGACGACGATGGCAGCGATCACCGCGCCGCCGCGCTGGCATTGCTGATACCGCTGGAGGAGCAGTTGACCGCTGCGCCGTGGTTGTGCGGACCAACCCGCGCCTTCACCGACATTGCCCTGTTCCCCTTCATCCGCCAGTTTGCCGCAATCGATCCCGCATGGTTCGCCGCCCAACACCTTCCGCATCTGCAAGCCTGGCTGGATCTGCACCTCGCCTCCCCGCTTTTCGCCGCCGTCATGCAGAAATACGCGCCGTGGCGGGATGGCGATCCGCCGCTGTGCTTCGGGCGCTTGCCTTGA
- a CDS encoding STAS/SEC14 domain-containing protein: MSVMTPTHTITSDASRAEVQFAIGGYWDAEGMKRFLFELGEAAKPFMKAGTPFDVLGDFKDFMPQDRATADAIRDSIEAGTRNGLRRFAVLNAAPLVRMQYRRIAQAAEVEYFETKVEALDWLRRA, encoded by the coding sequence ATGAGCGTGATGACCCCCACCCATACCATCACCAGCGATGCGAGCCGCGCCGAAGTGCAGTTCGCCATCGGCGGCTATTGGGATGCGGAAGGGATGAAGCGCTTCCTGTTCGAACTCGGCGAGGCGGCCAAGCCGTTCATGAAGGCGGGAACGCCGTTCGATGTGCTGGGCGACTTCAAGGACTTCATGCCGCAGGACCGCGCCACCGCCGATGCGATCCGCGATTCCATTGAGGCAGGCACGCGCAACGGGCTGCGGCGCTTCGCCGTGCTGAACGCCGCGCCGCTGGTGCGGATGCAATACCGCCGCATCGCCCAAGCCGCCGAGGTCGAGTATTTCGAGACCAAGGTCGAAGCGCTCGACTGGCTGCGGCGGGCCTGA
- a CDS encoding accessory factor UbiK family protein, producing MQSQNPIIADLVKLANSAAGTMAGMSREAREGARERLREAFGGIDFVSREEFETVKAMAQKAREQADALEARLAALEAKK from the coding sequence ATGCAAAGCCAGAACCCGATCATCGCCGACCTCGTCAAACTCGCCAACAGCGCCGCCGGAACCATGGCGGGCATGAGCCGCGAAGCCCGCGAAGGCGCGCGCGAGCGGTTGCGCGAAGCCTTTGGCGGCATCGATTTCGTCAGTCGCGAGGAATTCGAGACCGTCAAGGCGATGGCCCAGAAGGCGCGCGAACAGGCCGATGCGCTGGAAGCCCGGCTGGCCGCGCTGGAAGCCAAGAAGTAG
- a CDS encoding LysR family transcriptional regulator: protein MKLGEPSLDQLRIFIAVAEHGSFGGAAKAMGRAVSAVSYGIAQLEAQLGLSLFAREGSRRPVLTDAGEGLLAEARGIADGVDALLAKARSLHAGQEPSLTLVVDVMVPGDVTAHVLGEFRRMFPTCALTLRIEGLGAVAACVINGGSDLAIGGPVIGDNAALERQAVGEIDLIPVAAPSHPLAQPDIAPGESRRHLQLVLTDRSPLTEGLEFSVLSPLTWRLGDLSAKHSLLKEGLGWGNMPRGMVAGDIASGALVELDLPEKPGADYRLNALWRRDTRLGPAASWLVDAFREGLARCPT from the coding sequence ATGAAACTCGGTGAACCCAGTCTCGATCAGCTGCGCATCTTCATCGCCGTGGCTGAACACGGCAGCTTTGGCGGGGCGGCCAAGGCGATGGGCCGCGCGGTCTCCGCCGTATCCTACGGCATCGCCCAGCTGGAGGCGCAGCTCGGCCTCAGCCTGTTCGCGCGTGAAGGATCACGCCGCCCGGTGCTGACCGACGCGGGCGAGGGCCTGCTGGCCGAGGCGCGCGGGATTGCCGACGGGGTCGATGCGCTGCTGGCGAAAGCGCGCTCGCTCCACGCCGGGCAGGAGCCGTCGCTGACGCTGGTGGTCGACGTGATGGTGCCGGGCGATGTGACCGCGCATGTGCTCGGCGAATTCCGGCGAATGTTCCCCACCTGTGCGCTGACCTTGCGGATCGAAGGGCTGGGTGCGGTTGCGGCCTGCGTCATCAATGGCGGATCGGACCTTGCCATCGGCGGCCCGGTAATCGGCGATAATGCCGCGCTGGAACGCCAGGCGGTGGGCGAGATCGACCTGATCCCGGTCGCCGCGCCCTCGCACCCGCTGGCCCAGCCGGACATCGCGCCGGGGGAAAGCCGCCGCCATCTGCAACTGGTGCTGACCGACCGGTCGCCGCTGACCGAGGGGCTGGAATTCTCGGTTCTGTCCCCGCTCACCTGGCGGCTTGGCGACCTGAGCGCCAAGCATTCGCTGCTCAAGGAAGGGCTGGGCTGGGGCAACATGCCGCGCGGCATGGTGGCGGGCGACATTGCGAGCGGGGCGCTGGTCGAGCTGGACCTGCCGGAAAAGCCGGGCGCCGATTATCGCCTCAACGCGCTGTGGCGGCGTGACACACGGCTGGGCCCGGCGGCCAGCTGGCTGGTCGATGCGTTCCGCGAGGGATTGGCGCGGTGCCCGACATAA
- a CDS encoding GIY-YIG nuclease family protein, which produces MGGWVYIMTNGPHGTLYIGVTADLATRVYEHREGRGSIFCRKYGLKRLVYAERHEAITDAIAREKAMKKWKRQWKLRLIRKDNPDWLDLFETINA; this is translated from the coding sequence ATGGGTGGCTGGGTCTATATCATGACAAATGGTCCGCATGGCACGCTGTACATTGGCGTGACCGCTGATCTCGCCACGCGGGTTTATGAACACCGGGAAGGTCGCGGCTCGATCTTTTGCCGCAAGTACGGTTTAAAGCGGCTGGTTTACGCAGAGCGCCACGAGGCGATCACCGATGCCATCGCTCGCGAGAAAGCCATGAAGAAGTGGAAGCGCCAGTGGAAGCTGCGCCTGATCCGCAAGGATAACCCTGATTGGCTTGACCTGTTCGAGACGATCAATGCTTGA